From the genome of Grus americana isolate bGruAme1 chromosome 4, bGruAme1.mat, whole genome shotgun sequence:
GCTGAGAGACGCCGAGTTCCCTCACCGCGGCCTCTGGGCTGCcgccccctccagccccccccggggcagatAATCGCGGGCGGAAGCGtcggccgggccgggcagcgTCTGGCGTCGCCCCcgtgcacccccccccccccccgggagtTTTGGCTGCGGGGGACGGTGCAGGCGGCGGGCAGGctgccggccccgccccccgccggtTCCCACCGCTCCACCGGAGCTGCTGCGGGCACAGCCGGGACCGGCCACACGCCGCCGTCGGTGCAGGCGGCAGCGCACGCGTGTGAGCACCCACGGCACGAGCACCTGCCCGGCACCCGCCGTGGCCGTGgctgtccgtcccccccccgcagccagcACCCGCCGCGGCTCCCGGAGACCACCCGCCTCTGCCCGGGGGAGCCCCGGGTCAGCCCCGGAGGGGTTCGCCCTGCCGGGCTCCAGGGCAGCCCGTGCCCGTCACCGGGGCCTCGGGGCGGCtcccgcggcggcgggcggtgTTGCTGGCGGGGCTCTGCCAGGCTCAGCCCccgcgtgtccccccccacgcACGCTcgtctttttcctcttccaattTTCTGGATGATTAACTCGACTGCTGTTTCCTGACAACCTCTGCTGTTggtattaatttcttttaactaGTGATTAATTACTCGCTGTCTCCCGCGCTCCTTCTCCCTGTTGCCTATTTGCATATTAATCAAATTCTACTTGATGGCCTGCCTGTCACCTCCCCGCCACGGCCCCGCGACTCCCGTCACCTGCCGATGCCATTACGGGGGCCCAGGGCTCGCACGGTCCCCGCCgcggcagccccccccccccccccccgctgccggggACCCCGGGAACCCGCGGGCCGGTGGGGGACGGGAGACGCCGGGATCTGCTCCCCCGGGGCCACGGCACAGGGCGGCGGGAGGGACGCGGCCATCACCGCTGCCTCGGGGCTGGCCCGGCCCCGCAGACCGGGCACCgggtccctgccctgcctgcccccgaGCCGGGGCGAGCcctgggaggaactggggggGTCCCCGTTACTTCCCGGGCTAAGGCTGCCCCCGGACCGGACCGGGAGCGTCGGCCGGTGCAGAGGGCtcggggggcgggaggggcgACGCGTCCCGGGGGGGTTCTGCACCGGGGGCTGCTGCACACCCAGTGCTTGGGCTCCGGTACCCGCCCAGCACCGGCACGGGCCGGATCCGGTCCCCGGAGCGCCGCGCGGCCGAGGCCGCCCCCTGCTGGCCGCCGGTGGGGCTGCGCGGGGCCGGTACCGAGGCCGGGCGGAGCCGCGTGCGGCAGCGCAGCCCCGGGGGCCCGGGAGCGCTCCGGTTAGAGCCGGGGGGTGCGGGCGGCACCGCGGGAGCCTGaggaagggggggcggggggggggcccgggcggGTTGTACCGGCAGACGCAGAACCGGGGCCTGGAGGACGAGCAGCTTCACCGGCACAGGGAAAGGGGCCGCCGGGCACCCGGGCAGGGGCTCtgggtcccggggggggggccaggCTGGCGGCTCCTGCTCCGGCAAGGGCggaggggtggggaagggacggACGGACAGCCGGGATGgagggacggacggacggacagcCGGGAGGGACGGACGGACAGCCAGCCACCGCTGGCTCTCAGTTTTAttaagaaaacccaaaccaggTAGAAGCCCCCGAGGGAGCTGAGGGGAACGGCCatccccaggcacagccctggccCGGCTCCCCCGGCACGAGGAGCCCCAGGGTGGCACCGGCCCACGGCAGCCACCAGCCCCCCGGGACGCAGACCCGGACCCACACGTCGCCGGGACAGGGGAGCCCTGTGCCCAGGGCGgggggcagcagcacagccccctccctgccggGGGCTGCACACCCCAGCAAGGCACAGCCACTGGAGACACCAGGAGGGGGGGACGGACACCTCCcccagaggcagcaggagggggacagattctgctgcctgcagagggaaaaggcacaggcagggggaaggcaggcacaggcaggggGAAGGCAGACCCCAGTtcagccctcccccccccccaggagccaGAGGGGAGCAGGGGTCCCgctggcagcccccccccaaccccctgccCAGCAGAAGACCCCCCCCAGCAGGTGCCCCCTGCTCCAACAGCCCAGCTCAGGTCCCAggcggtgcaggcagggggagcaggcaggaggagcaggcagggcccTCACATGGCCATGCTGGCTCCTCTGGCTGGGGGGCAAACGTGCGCGGCGACAGATGCCACCGTGGCTCCGCTCCCGCAGGGCTCCACCCGCGGCAGGCACCGTGCCGGCTGCCGGGCACAGAGCACCCACCCAGCGGCGCACGGGCAGGGACCTGCTGCGGGCAGGAAGCCAGTGCGGGCAGGAAGCCGCACCCTGCCATCGCAGCCATCCATcagggcagcgggcagggacgCGGCAGCGCCGAGGGTCCGGCTCTTCCGCAGCATCCCAGAGGTGCGGGAGGGCAATGTCACACTGCGCAGGGTCCGGCTTTGCTGCCGTAAGCCGAGGAGCCCCCCCAGCTACAGGAGCCCCCTGGGGAGGGCACCCACCTTGCTGTGGGGCTCTGGGTGCCACTGGTGGGAGGGGGTGGCGTGGGAGGGGTGCTTGAGCTGCAGCACCAGCCGGCTTCCCTCCACCTCGGCATcctggggggacaggggagcagagctggcagtgcCGCCCCCACCGGGGTGGGGATGAGGGCAGGACAGGCCCCCCGACATCCCACGCCCGGCACCACCAGCCCCCCCGGCGCCCACCCCACCGTGTGACGCCCACCCCGGCTCACCTGCATGGCTGCGTAGGCAGCTTCTGCCGCCGCCTTCTGCGTGTAGTTGATGAAGGCGCAGCGTCTCTCCGGCAGCATCCGGATGAAGCGGATCTCCCCAAAGCTGGGGGGTGGAGAGTTAGCACCCACCCCAGAGAGACCCCCACCCTCGCAGGGTTtctccccaggccaggagcgCCGGGGAACGGGCACAGGCCCAGGGCTGGTAGGGCACCGGGGTGCAGGGGGCCGCGGGGGCTCAGCACAGACAGGCTCACCGGCTGAAGGAGCTGTGCAGAACCTTCTTGCTGATCTTGGGGGTGACGTTCCCCACCCAGAGAGGGTAGCAGTCCCTGCCAAACCGCGTCAGTGTCACTGGCAGCCAGCTCCGTCCCGCACCAGCTTGAGGATCCCCCCAGCATCGCCAGCTCCACGGGAGCTCTGGGCCCCACTCGCTCCTGCCCACCACCCCAGGAAGCGCCTGGCACCGTCCCAGCCGGGCaggggggctgccccggggccacCTCggccccaccagccccagcactACCTGGCGGGATGGGTTGGAGGCAGTGTCTGCTGGCTGCTGGCCACAGCCCGGCCCTGGCTTCTCGCCTGGCTCCTGGAGCTCACGACGGTCACGAAGCCGCTCATGTCCGTGTctgggcagctcctgcccaccTGCTCCCCTGCTGAGAGGCAAGGATGGGCTCAGCCGGCTCCATAGGCCGGCACAGCACCTGCCGTGGGCTGGCCCCAGCATCATCCCAAACCCCTCGaggtcccccagcaccccccggcTCCCCGCTCTGCCAACGGCTCCAAAGCAAAATGCCGGCGCCGAGGTCCCTTACCGGGGGGAGGCAGCAGCGGCTCCTCGGCCTCCAGCAGGGTCGGGGagatggggaccccccccgggctgccccAGCCACGGggtctgctctgctgtgggggGAGAGGAGGTCAGGCCCTGTGGGGCAGCAGCCGTGGCCAGTGGGGCCGGGAACTCACCTGCAGCAGGGCCCGGCAAGCCTCCAGCTGGGCGGCTGCCTCGGCGTCAGCGCCGTCCAGGTGCAGCAGCTCCTCAAACGTGCTGGCAGCCTCGGCGTAGCGCTGCGACACGGGGGACAGGGGCTGAGTTCCTGCTGCCCACACCGACCCCCCGCCTGGCCGgccccagccccctgctccaCCCCACGaagggctctgcccagccccgctGGCACCCCGCAACCCCCCTGGCACCCCATAACCACCCCAGCCCTCCCACCTCACAgccccccacccagcccagccagccctggcacccCGCAGACCCCACCCATCCCCGGTACCTCCAGCCCCCGCAGCGCCTTGCCCTTGCGAAAGAAGCCTTTGGGCCACCCGGGCTGGAGCCGCAGCGACACCTGCGCGTCCCTGAGCGCCTCCTCGTAGCGCCGAAGCTTCTCATAGCAGTAGGAGCGGTTCCCAAAGAGCCTGCGGGGGGAGCGGGGTCACTGCTGCCCAGGACCCGCAGCCCCTGGGCAACGCCACTCCCCGGCCCCGTCACTCACCGGTGCTCCCTGGGGTTCAGCTTCACAGCCTCGGTGAAGGCCTGCACCGCCTCGGCGTAGTGGCCCTTCTGGGCAGCCTTGTTGCCGCGGTCTGTGGGGAAAGCATTGCCTGCTGCTGacctccagcccagctggggagcagaggtgtGCGCCCCAAAATCGGCATCTGCTGGGGACGAGCAGAGGCAAGCAGGGCCACGGAGGACACAGTGGCTTTGCCGTCACCCAGCCGTGAGGGAAAGATGCCTTGGGGACAGCGTGGAGCCACGCTGGCCTGCAAAGAGCCATGCCAGAGAGGAGATCGGCACAGACCCTCTAGGACCAACCTGCCCTGGAGCCGAGAAGCAGCGGGGCAGAGCCCCCGCACACCCACCCCCTTCTCTCACTGCCCGGGCGGCCCAAGGCACTGACCTGCGAGaaccaggctctgctccaccatgCTTGCGTCCAGGGGCACAGGCTTGGGCTcgggcaggcagggcagtgaGGGCTCAGGCACGCGTGGGGTGGGCAGAGAGGGCAGTGAGGGCTCGGGCACCTGTGGagtgggcagggagggcagccaGGGCTCAGGTGCCTGTGGagtgggcagggagggcagcgaGGGCTCAGGCAGGTCCTTCCCAGTGCCCCAGGGGCTCCAACTCACCTTCCCGGGCACCTTCTTGCCTGGCTCCGCATCATCCATCTTGGCCGGCTTCTCCTTCCCGGGTGCCGGCAGCCTCACGCCCGCTTTCTGCCGGGCTTTGAAGACGAAGGTGCAGCTCAAGtccagctcctcctgggagAGGCAGGGTGGGCGAGGCGGGCAGAGCCCCCAGCCTGTCCACAGGACAGACCCTGAGCCACGCTGGCGCCCGCGCCAGGAGCCCTTACCTCCATCTCCTCTGCCTTAGCCTCCtggcctcctccctcctctccctcggAGGCTGCGCTGTCCCCGAGGcatggagaggggctggggcccGACCAGCTCTCCCCTGCCTCAGCATTGCTGTTTTGGGGGTGCCCTGCGTCCGCAGCACCGCTCAGGGACGAGGTGCTCTGGAAGAAGAGGGCAGGAGTGTGAcggcagcctgggcagcagggctctgcctgcacatCCCTCTCCTGCAGCCACAGCGTCCCGCCTGCAGAGACTCAGAGGACCCCCAAAGGCAGCACGGCCCGGCTGCCGCGGTGCCCACAGCCCGGCCGGGGCAAGGGACCGGTGCAGTCACTCACAGACTCGATCTCCTGTTTACTTTTCTGCTCTTGTCTCAATTTTTCTCGTTTCTTCCGGTCTTTCTGCTTCTGGAAACCAGAGTGAGCCATGAGCAGGCACCAGGCAGAGCAGCGCGGCCCCACGCCTGGCCccatgctgcagctctgcctcggCACTGCTATGGGAGGGGGAGCAAGCCCCGGGCTGCCCCCCCAGATGCGCTTCCCCCCCCAGGGCAATGGCAGGGCTCAGGAGGAAGGGAGACACTGGCAGGACAAACCCCCCACGGGGTGCATCCACcttcttcttcagcttcttcttCTCCGCCTTCCTCTTTATCCGCTCCTCCTCGGCCACCAGCTCCCGTGCGTTCTTCTCCGCTTCCTGGGGGAGCGATGCCGTGAGCACCAGCGCCCAGCACCGCGGCTGGGAGAGCGGGATGGCCCCGGCTGTGCCGACAGCAGCGCTGCcggccccctccctgccccaggtcAGCGCTGCCAgctgcccccggccccccccgagGAGGTGGAAAGGACAAGAGGGACTGCAGGAGGTGACAGGGATGAGGGGAGGGGCACCTCGGGGAGCAGAATCGGGCAGCGGACAGGCAGCCCGCAGGCAGCCCTCACCTCGGCCGTAAGCTGGTGCCTCCAGGGCGCAGGCAGCCGGCGCAGCTTCACCTCCAGAGCGCTCAGGGGtgggcgggcgggcagcggctCCTCGCACAGGAAGGACTTCTTGAACCCGCAGAAGTTGTAGGGGGGGTCGCTGTCCTCGCTGGAAACGTCCCAGTTCTGGCTGAAGCCGGtccactcctcctcctcgtcctcctcatcctcgctGAACTCCTCCAGCCGGCTGGGGCAGTACCAGAAGCCCGGGCCTGCGCGGGGAGAACCGGGCCCGTCAGCGGCAGCTCCTGAGCACCGGGacccccgggcagcccccgcccggTGACTCCTCCCGACTCACCGCGGTCGAAGCCGTCCCGGGCCACGGACGCTTCCCCCATGGCGCTGCGGTTCGCCTGCGGCAGCACCGGGAGCTGGAGCGGCGGGAccgggccgggggaggcggcgcTGCCTCCCGCGGGGCCCCCGGGGCTCCGGTCCAGCCCACCCCGGgaccccggccccggcccccgccgccccccacgTACCTGCCGCCAGCTGCTCTCGGCCTCGGGCGGGCAGTGCCGGGGGCAGAAGGGCGCTGCGGGGAACGGAGCCAGCCCTGAGCCGTCGGAAACAAAACCGAAagagggcggcggggcggggagagCCCGgctccgccccgccgccccctccgGCCTCCACCGCCCCGCCCCACCGAGTACCGGTCCCGCgggcaccccaaaccccagcgGGCCGGGCTCACAGCGCGGCACCCACCGCTGCGGGACCCCGGCCTAGccgccccgggaccccccggccctgccccgggaccccccccggccctgccccgggaccccccagtCCCGCTCCCCGGCTCCCTCTCGTCCCGTACCGCCGCTCCAGCCGCCGGGGCCGAGCACGCAGCCCCAGGGAcaggcggcgggggcggccccgaACCTGAaggcccccagccccggcccggccgggtCCCGCgtcccgcccgccccccgcATCGCCCCGTCCCACCGGCGGACGCGCCGGAAGTGCGGCGCAGCGCAAACCGGAAGTGTGGCAAACACCGGCCGAAGCTACCCGGCCTCCATATTGGATGAGGGCAGGACGGCGGCCCGCGAGGCCCGTACCAAGCAGAACCGGGGCTCTGCGTCTCCTCCCGCCGTCCCGGTCTCCGCTTTAACCGCGGGCCCGGCCGCCTCCCGCTGCTTAGGACTCCCCCCCTTCCTCTACCGGGCACCGGAGCGCTGCCCTCTCAGCGGTTCAGCCCTGCCCGTTCCTCCGGATTAGCGCGGGCGCGGCCTAAGCCAATttcctcccgccgcccccggggaTGGCCCAGCATGGAGGACAGCGGCTCCGAGCTTCGCGGCGgggagccctgcctgcaggtGAGGCCCCGAACGGACTAGGAGACCTCCGGATTCAGTCCCCTCCCCGGGGACACCGGCTGGGCACCGGGCCCGAGGCCGCAACCGGCGTCTCCTTGCCAACgcgccccccccgggggggcgTGGTCTGACTGAGGGGCGTGCCCTCACGCACCGTTGCCAAGCAACGAGGGGCGGGGACATCCTCCCAGTCCACGCCCCTTCCCACGGTAGCCACGCCCCTTCGCTGGTAGCCACGCCCCCCCACCGGCGGGGGTCCCGATCCCGTTCGCTTCGCAGGTGGATGAAGGCGATGGCGCCGGTCTAAGCggcctcatcctcctcctcctgacgGCCCGGCCGGCCCTGCCCACCCCGGGGGATGGGGCTGCCCGTGGGGAACCCACCGAGACAGGTGAGGGGTGCTGGTCCAGGCTGGGGGGTGCTGGAGAGGGGgaaccctggggggggggggtgttcagCGTCCTGAGAGGGACGGGACAGGTGACAAACGATGCACGGTTAGTGTGTAATTCACGTGTAACGTGTGGGTAAGCGTTGCTGGCACCTGGCAGCAGCGGCCCGCTGGGATGGATCCTGTGccgggaggggctggggggctcccCGGGTGCCCacggggggggctgaggggctcagcaccagccagggtggctgcagagcagcgCGGCTGTGTCCCCCATCCTCTCTGGGCGCCGGGGAAGAGCCGGGGTGGccgcgggcaggggctgccccccctccccgtgttGCTCCGCACCGAGGGTCCCTgcccctgcaggcagcagctccctggggggCCTGGCCCGCTCCCTGCAGAAGGCGGAGGCCATGCTGCGCAGCTGCGTCAGCCCCGGCCTGCGGCGCCTGCTGGCCCCGCGGCCCCGCGAGCGCGGCTACGACAGCGAGGACGAGGATGAGGACGAGGAAGCGCCGGCCCTCCTGGCCCCGCTGGAGCAGAGCTTCCCGGGGCTGCGCCGCTGCCTCTGCGTCTGGGAGGACCCCCGCACCGAGACCTTCCGGGGCCACGTGCGGCCCCAGCCCGGCGGCGACGGCACCGCCGCCTTCTCCTACCACCCCGTCCACCCGCACGTGGCCGAGCGCGGCGCCGCCCTGCACGCCCTGCTGCAGCACCGCCACCACCTCCGCCTCGTCCGCGACTACACCCGCCGCCTGAAGGCCGCCTCCGACTTCCTCCGCCGGCTCCTGGCGCTGGCAGAGCGGCCGGAGCCACCGGCGTGGGAGCTGGGGGCCGCCCAGCCGCTGCGGGGGCTCTGCCAGGAGCTGCGGACGCACGCTGGCCATTGGAGTGGGCTGCGGCGGCGGATGCGCGGCGACCCGTGGCTACGGCCGCTGCTGCTGCGCAGGCACGAGTCGGTGGCGCACATGCGGcgggcgctgctgctgctggcgctGCACGCCGTGCGGCTGGCCGAGCGCCACGCCGAGGCGCGGCTGCGGGGGCTGGCGCGGGCCGGCCCTGCTGCCGCCGCTTCCCCGGCGCTGCTCTCCGACCTCTTCCAGGGCCTGGAGATCTACAACCAGGTGGTGGGTGACCTGGACCTGGAGCTGGGCATCGCCAGCCGGCTGCCCACCGGCGTCACCGGCTGCCACGGGGCTGCCGGGAACCGCTCCCACGCCTTCCCCGTGGCCAGGGTGCTGGGGATACTGGCGGCCGAGCGGGGCCGGCTGGCAGCCGAGCGGCTCCAGCCTCTCCTGCAGCTGCGGGacgggggcggcggggcagaACACGTCTGCTGGGAGGACGTCGCGATGCCTTGGCCCCTGGAGCGCGGCACCGTGGCGGTGGACGTGGGACCCTCGGGACAGGAGGAGCTGCCAGGCCTCACCGGGGAGCTGCAGGCGCTGTGCAGGGAGGACGAGGAGCTGATGGGCCTAatcctgggggtgctggtggcctcTGCCGACAGCCTCTGGCAACACGTCCTCCGTGGGCCCAAGCAGGAGAAGCCGGCGGCGGTGGCGGAGAGCCCCGAGAACCTGGAGCCGCCGGCAGCCGGCACAGACACGGTCGCCAGGCCAAGCTCTGCCGGCTGGAAGTCGGTGCGGTGGCTGGACGCCTCCCGCGCGCCGGCGGCCGAGGCCCTGCACACCCAGTACCGCCCGCTCTtctggggggctgccggcaCCGCGCTGGGGCACCGCCTGGGGCTGCCGTGccgtggggagggcagggccgTGGCCGCGGCGTGGGAGCTGAGCCGCGCTCTGACCCAGGGTAggtgggggccggggcgggggggcagcagcGGCACCGAGGAGCAGCTCCCCGGGATCCCTCCCGGTGCTGCCGCGGGGTGCGCTGGCCCTCACACCCCGTCCCCCCGCAGCCCGCGTCCCCTGGGAGTGCGAGGAGGAGCTGGGGCGGCTCTGCCTGCGCCTGCTCTGCCGGGGCGTCCTCCGGAGCTGGGAGCGAGGTACGGGGTGCAGGGTGCGGGGCGTGGGGTGCCGGCAGGAGCGCAGCATGGGGCTGCTGACCGGTGCTCCCCCCCCGCAGGCTTTGCCCGCGCCCTGGGCTCAGCTCTGTCCGACAAGTGCTCGGGGGAGCCGGTGCCGGCGGCAGGGCCGGTGCGGAGCCGGACAGCACGGTGCCTGCAGCGGCTCTACCCGGCCCTGGCCTTCGCCCTGCGCTGCCTGCGGCCCCTGCCCGCCTGCCCGCCCGGTGAGTGGGGTCCGGGGGACGGGCATCCCGGGGGTCCCCTCGGGGCTGACCCCCACCCCATGGGGTGCCGCTTCCCCCCACGGCCCCCtcatcccctgcctcccccaggcCGCCCCCCCGGCTCGCCCTGCCTGCGCCTGCaggtgctgggctgctgcctgGCCACGGCGCacgctgcctgctcctggctgatGGGCAGAGCCTGCCGGTACCTGGCGGCCTGGGCCCTGCAACCGTTCCTGCTCGTCACCCAGGGCGACCTGCCGGTATGTGGGGCACGGGACCCATCTGTGGGgctggctgtggggctgtggggctggctgtggggctggctgtggggctggctgctgggcaGGATTGGTCTCAcccctcttccctgcagctgctgaagctgGAGACAGACaggctggtggtgctggtgagCGGGACCTTCCCGGAGCCCGGGGACGCCCCCCCGCcactgccccccgccccgctgtcCCACCAGGAGCGCCGGCTCTGCCAGCAGATTCGCTCCACGGCTGCCAGCATCCAGGTACGGCACGACCACGGCAGCCGGGGAGCCGCAGGGTGCCGTGAGCCCCCCGCGCCACCTCGGCTCCCCCCGCTCTGCCCCCAGCTCTTCTCGGGGGACGCGCTGAAGATGTTCTCCACCGACTGCAAACGGATGTCGGCGGAGATCTTCGACCAGACCATGCCGCTGGGCAAGCACTGGAGGGTCGGCCTGCGCGCAGGTGGGTGGCGGTGCCTGGGTGCCGGGCAGggccgcgggcagggctgcgggcagggctgagcgggtgcatgtgtgtgtccccccccctgCAGAcctgcccagctcccccagcgcgtacgcggcggcggcggcccagGCGGTGCTGGGGCAAGTGCTGCAGggtgcccagctcctgccccgcGACGCCCAGGCGCCCGCCCTGGCCCGGGTGACCACGGCGTTCCTGGAGGCCTGGATGGACCACATCCTGGCGCAGAGGATCAAGTTTAGGTAgcgggtggcggcggcggcggggctgggctggcgcGGGCAGTGCCGGGGTGCCGGGCTGAGCGCCGTCGGTGTCCTCCCAGCCTGCAGGGAGCCTTGCAGCTGCGGCAGGACTTCGAGCTGGTGCGGGAGCTGGTGGGCTCGGAGCGCTATGGGCTGTCCCCCGAGACCCGGCAGTCCCTGCTCTCCCTCCGCGTCTTCCAGCAGATGGACGGAGccatcctctgcctcctgcagcagcccggcggggcggccggcGTGCCCCCCCGGCCCTGGCAATCCCTGCGTCGCTGCTGTGagtgggggggggacggggatggcCCCCGCCTGCTGCCCTCGGCTCCGCCGCCCCGCGGGTTGTGGCCGTCCCGGGTCCCGGCCGACCTCTCAGGGTGGCCCCCACCAGCGTGAGGGTCCAGGATCCCCGGCACGGCCgggccttccccccccccgactcCCATCTCTCTCCGGCCAGGCTCGGACAACGGTGCTCGCCCGCAGGAGCCGGGCACGGACACCTTGCACGGTCTGGAAACCCTGGAGGTACCGGCAGCAGCGGGGACCCCACCGTCCACCCCCGGTGCCGAGCCGCCGGTGCGGCTGCGGACCACCGTCCCCGAATCGTACCTGTCCGGCAGCCAGCAGCAATGGCTGTCGCTACGGCTGCACCGGACCCGGCGTTGGCGCGTACCCGGCCTTCCCTGCGTCGGCAACAACCCCGAAACCTGACCGTGACGGCAATAAAACGATCGCGGCGGCTGCAACGGGACCGGGGGGTGGGTGGTGTCCGTCTGTCTGTCCGTGTCACCGAGTCTGTccccggtggggggggggagcggacccggtgggggggggaatggggacTGCaatgctcctgcctgctgctgcctgtacCTGCTGCCTGCACGATGCTCTAACCGGCTCCGGTTCCCCATCCCCTTTGCCCGGGTCACCGGGCTTCGGCAGCGGCCCCCGGGGGCCGCTGCCGAAGCCCGGCGACCCGGGCAAAGGGGATGGGGAACCGGGAAAGGGGTTACCGGAgcacacccccctccccatcccggTGTGACTACGGTTCCCATGATGCCGCCGTTCCCGGTCACTTCCGCCGCGGGGCGGGGTCGGGCTTAGCCGAGCGCCCCttcccggtcccggtcccggtgcGGTCCCGGTGCCGCCCGCCATGGCCGTTCCCGCCGCCGAGCTGGGCGCTACCGATCGCGGCCCCTTTGCCACCACGGCAAGTAACGGCACCGGGACCGGGACAGTGACAGAACCCGCACCGACACCCCCGGTTGGGACCGGGCTGGAGCGGGACCGGTGCTACGGGCTCGGGGAGGCACCGGCAGGaacgggggaggggggggggggagtgacgGGGGTCCCTgctgaggctgggggggggtgcatgggggggggtcccttgggggtcccagggaagGCTGGGGGTGCGTGATGGGGGGTCCATGGGGGTCtcttggggggctgggggtgcatgGTGGGGGTCCGTGGGGGGTCtaggggaggctgggggtgcttggagggggtcccaggggaggcCAGGGGTGTATGGTGGGGGTACGTGGGGTGCCTTGGGGTCCAGGGGTGCATGGTGGGGGTCTcttgggggtgtgggggtgcaTGGTGGGGGTCCCTCGGGGGTCCCAGGTCCACATCGCATCAGGGTGATGGTGCCCGCGGTGCGCAGGGCCCCTGCCTGGCgggcgcggaggaagaggaggaggaggacagggacGAGGAGCTGCTGGGGGCCGGGGGTCCCCGCACCTGGACCCCCCAGGAGAAGCTGCTGC
Proteins encoded in this window:
- the TTC31 gene encoding tetratricopeptide repeat protein 31 isoform X6, which translates into the protein MGEASVARDGFDRGPGFWYCPSRLEEFSEDEEDEEEEWTGFSQNWDVSSEDSDPPYNFCGFKKSFLCEEPLPARPPLSALEVKLRRLPAPWRHQLTAEEAEKNARELVAEEERIKRKAEKKKLKKKKQKDRKKREKLRQEQKSKQEIESSTSSLSGAADAGHPQNSNAEAGESWSGPSPSPCLGDSAASEGEEGGGQEAKAEEMEEELDLSCTFVFKARQKAGVRLPAPGKEKPAKMDDAEPGKKVPGKAPEPWLPSLPTPQVPEPSLPSLPTPRVPEPSLPCLPEPKPVPLDASMVEQSLVLADRGNKAAQKGHYAEAVQAFTEAVKLNPREHRLFGNRSYCYEKLRRYEEALRDAQVSLRLQPGWPKGFFRKGKALRGLERYAEAASTFEELLHLDGADAEAAAQLEACRALLQQSRPRGWGSPGGVPISPTLLEAEEPLLPPPAGEQVGRSCPDTDMSGFVTVVSSRSQARSQGRAVASSQQTLPPTHPARDCYPLWVGNVTPKISKKVLHSSFSRFGEIRFIRMLPERRCAFINYTQKAAAEAAYAAMQDAEVEGSRLVLQLKHPSHATPSHQWHPEPHSKVGALPRGLL
- the TTC31 gene encoding tetratricopeptide repeat protein 31 isoform X3, whose amino-acid sequence is MRGAGGTRDPAGPGLGAFRFGAAPAACPWGCVLGPGGWSGAPFCPRHCPPEAESSWRQANRSAMGEASVARDGFDRGPGFWYCPSRLEEFSEDEEDEEEEWTGFSQNWDVSSEDSDPPYNFCGFKKSFLCEEPLPARPPLSALEVKLRRLPAPWRHQLTAEEAEKNARELVAEEERIKRKAEKKKLKKKKQKDRKKREKLRQEQKSKQEIESSTSSLSGAADAGHPQNSNAEAGESWSGPSPSPCLGDSAASEGEEGGGQEAKAEEMEEELDLSCTFVFKARQKAGVRLPAPGKEKPAKMDDAEPGKKVPGKAPEPWLPSLPTPQVPEPSLPSLPTPRVPEPSLPCLPEPKPVPLDASMVEQSLVLADRGNKAAQKGHYAEAVQAFTEAVKLNPREHRLFGNRSYCYEKLRRYEEALRDAQVSLRLQPGWPKGFFRKGKALRGLERYAEAASTFEELLHLDGADAEAAAQLEACRALLQQSRPRGWGSPGGVPISPTLLEAEEPLLPPPGEQVGRSCPDTDMSGFVTVVSSRSQARSQGRAVASSQQTLPPTHPARDCYPLWVGNVTPKISKKVLHSSFSRFGEIRFIRMLPERRCAFINYTQKAAAEAAYAAMQDAEVEGSRLVLQLKHPSHATPSHQWHPEPHSKVGALPRGLL
- the TTC31 gene encoding tetratricopeptide repeat protein 31 isoform X1; translation: MRGAGGTRDPAGPGLGAFRFGAAPAACPWGCVLGPGGWSGAPFCPRHCPPEAESSWRQANRSAMGEASVARDGFDRGPGFWYCPSRLEEFSEDEEDEEEEWTGFSQNWDVSSEDSDPPYNFCGFKKSFLCEEPLPARPPLSALEVKLRRLPAPWRHQLTAEEAEKNARELVAEEERIKRKAEKKKLKKKKQKDRKKREKLRQEQKSKQEIESSTSSLSGAADAGHPQNSNAEAGESWSGPSPSPCLGDSAASEGEEGGGQEAKAEEMEEELDLSCTFVFKARQKAGVRLPAPGKEKPAKMDDAEPGKKVPGKAPEPWLPSLPTPQVPEPSLPSLPTPRVPEPSLPCLPEPKPVPLDASMVEQSLVLADRGNKAAQKGHYAEAVQAFTEAVKLNPREHRLFGNRSYCYEKLRRYEEALRDAQVSLRLQPGWPKGFFRKGKALRGLERYAEAASTFEELLHLDGADAEAAAQLEACRALLQQSRPRGWGSPGGVPISPTLLEAEEPLLPPPAGEQVGRSCPDTDMSGFVTVVSSRSQARSQGRAVASSQQTLPPTHPARDCYPLWVGNVTPKISKKVLHSSFSRFGEIRFIRMLPERRCAFINYTQKAAAEAAYAAMQDAEVEGSRLVLQLKHPSHATPSHQWHPEPHSKVGALPRGLL
- the TTC31 gene encoding tetratricopeptide repeat protein 31 isoform X5; this translates as MRGAGGTRDPAGPGLGAFRFGAAPAACPWGCVLGPGGWSGAPFCPRHCPPEAESSWRQANRSAMGEASVARDGFDRGPGFWYCPSRLEEFSEDEEDEEEEWTGFSQNWDVSSEDSDPPYNFCGFKKSFLCEEPLPARPPLSALEVKLRRLPAPWRHQLTAEEAEKNARELVAEEERIKRKAEKKKLKKKKQKDRKKREKLRQEQKSKQEIESSTSSLSGAADAGHPQNSNAEAGESWSGPSPSPCLGDSAASEGEEGGGQEAKAEEMEEELDLSCTFVFKARQKAGVRLPAPGKEKPAKMDDAEPGKKVPGKVPEPSLPSLPTPRVPEPSLPCLPEPKPVPLDASMVEQSLVLADRGNKAAQKGHYAEAVQAFTEAVKLNPREHRLFGNRSYCYEKLRRYEEALRDAQVSLRLQPGWPKGFFRKGKALRGLERYAEAASTFEELLHLDGADAEAAAQLEACRALLQQSRPRGWGSPGGVPISPTLLEAEEPLLPPPAGEQVGRSCPDTDMSGFVTVVSSRSQARSQGRAVASSQQTLPPTHPARDCYPLWVGNVTPKISKKVLHSSFSRFGEIRFIRMLPERRCAFINYTQKAAAEAAYAAMQDAEVEGSRLVLQLKHPSHATPSHQWHPEPHSKVGALPRGLL